One Trichosurus vulpecula isolate mTriVul1 chromosome 7, mTriVul1.pri, whole genome shotgun sequence genomic region harbors:
- the ZBTB24 gene encoding zinc finger and BTB domain-containing protein 24, with product MAEETPVSSEKLIVHSEAHSGTILANFEEQRKRGFLCDITLIVENVHFRAHKALLAASSEYFSMMFAEEGEIGQSIYMLEGMLADTFGILLEFIYTGYLHASEKSTEQILATAQFLKVYDLVNAYTDYQSNHSSANPTSLATGGAPVVVISNKKNDDPPKRKRGRPRKVKNLQAVKPEMASLEDIQLRENNSVQNKQNSMAKTVEGSNSIIDEQIPVREVEESERACGSGAVEMPTEEDENCDPKSQDVQGSQSRYSKRRIQRSVKLKDYKLVGDEDDQYSAKRVSGRRKHTGSEARCKECGKVFKYNHFLAIHQRSHTGERPFKCNECGKGFAQKHSLQVHTRMHTGERPYTCTVCSKALTTKHSLLEHMSLHTGQKSFTCDQCGKYFSQKRQLKSHYRVHTGHSLPECNHCHRKFMDVSQLKKHLRTHTGEKPFTCEICGKSFTAKSSLQTHIRIHRGEKPYSCGICGKSFSDSSAKRRHCILHTGKKPFSCPECNLQFARLDNLKAHLKIHSKEKPFPEAPNAPSSSNTEEVRNILHLQQYQLSTSGEQEIQLLVTDSVHNINFMPSHSQGISIVTAEGTQNMAADQAADLTVLTQQPEHLQGLILSAQHDQTEHIQSLNMMDSQIETSPTEQVHIITLSKETLEHLHAH from the exons ATGGCAGAAGAAACTCCAGTGTCTTCTGAGAAGCTCATTGTCCATTCAGAGGCTCACAGTGGTACCATTTTGGCTAATTTTGAGGAACAAAGGAAAAGAGGCTTTCTCTGTGATATCACTCTAATAGTGGAAAACGTACATTTCCGGGCCCACAAAGCTTTACTTGCTGCCAGTAGTGAGTATTTCTCAATGATGTTTGCAGAAGAAGGGGAGATAGGCCAGTCAATATATATGCTGGAAGGTATGTTAGCAGACACATTTGGTATACTGCTGGAATTTATCTATACAGGTTATCTTCATGCCAGTGAAAAAAGCACAGAACAAATATTGGCTACTGctcagtttttaaaagtatatgacttagtaaatgcttacactgactATCAAAGCAATCATAGCTCAGCAAATCCAACCTCTTTGGCTACTGGTGGAGCTCCAGTAGTTGTTATTTctaataagaaaaatgatgatcCTCCCAAGCGAAAACGAGGAAGaccaagaaaagtaaaaaatttgCAAGCAGTAAAACCAGAAATGGCTTCCCTTGAAGACATCCAGCTTAGAGAGAATAATTCtgttcaaaataaacaaaactctaTGGCAAAAACAGTAGAAGGAAGCAATAGTATAATAGATGAACAGATCCCagtaagagaagtggaagaaTCTGAGCGTGCCTGTGGGTCTGGCGCTGTGGAAATGCCAACAGAAGAAGATGAGAACTGTGATCCTAAGTCCCAGGATGTTCAAGGCAGTCAGAGTCGCTACAGCAAGCGTAGAATTCAGAGGTCTGTTAAACTTAAAGATTATAAACTTGTTGGGGATGAAGATGATCAATATTCAGCAAAGAGAgtatctggaagaagaaaacacaCTGGTTCTGAGGCTCGCTGTAAAGAGTGTGGCAAGGTGTTTAAGTACAATCACTTTTTAGCAATCCATCAGAGAAGTCATACAG GAGAACgacctttcaaatgtaatgagtGTGGAAAAGGTTTTGCCCAGAAGCACTCATTGCAAGTTCACACAAGGATGCACACAGGGGAACGGCCATATACCTGTACTGTTTGCAGTAAGGCTTTAACTACAAAGCATTCTCTACTGGAGCACATGAGCCTACACACAG GACAGAAGTCTTTTACCTGTGATCAGTGTGGAAAGTATTTCAGCCAGAAAAGACAGCTGAAGAGTCATTACCGAGTCCATACAG GCCATTCATTACCGGAATGTAACCACTGTCATCGCAAATTCATGGATGTATCTCAGTTAAAGAAACATCTAAGAACACACACAG GTGAAAAGCCATTTACTTGTGAAATCTGTGGCAAATCTTTTACAGCAAAAAGTTCTCTTCAGACACACATCAGAATACATCG aGGAGAAAAGCCATATTCTTGTGGCATATGTGGGAAATCCTTCTCTGATTCCAGTGCTAAGAGGAGACACTGTATATTGCACACAGGCAAAAAGCCTTTTTCCTGCCCCGAGTGTAATTTGCAGTTTGCACGCTTAGACAACTTGAAGGCTCACTTAAAAATCCATAGCAAAGAAAAACCCTTTCCAGAAGCTCCTAATGCTCCCAGCAGCAGCAACACAGAGGAAGTGAGGAATATTCTCCATCTCCAGCAGTATCAACTTTCCACCTCTGGAGAGCAAGAAATTCAACTCCTCGTAACAGACTCAGTCCATAACATCAATTTCATGCCTAGTCACAGTCAAGGAATCAGCATTGTCACAGCGGAAGGCACCCAGAACATGGCAGCTGACCAAGCTGCTGACCTTACAGTGCTTACCCAGCAGCCAGAACACCTGCAGGGTTTGATTCTTTCAGCTCAGCATGACCAAACGGAGCACATCCAGAGTCTCAATATGATGGACAGCCAGATAGAAACCTCACCGACTGAGCAGGTGCATATAATCACCCTGTCCAAGGAAACCCTGGAGCATCTTCATGCTCACTGA